The Planctomycetia bacterium genome contains a region encoding:
- a CDS encoding enoyl-ACP reductase, translating into MKLFEGKKGLVLGVANDHSIAWSIAQFAMEEGAVCGFSHLPDKADDARQRNRHRVAQLTDKHPSAKFLVPMNVQNDDDIRAVMQKTKEEFGQIDFLLHSIAHASLEDLKRDTVETSRAGFLMAMEISAYSLLAVANAAKDILSPRASILTMTYFGGEKCVPGYNVMGICKAALDSVVKYLAYDLGPRGVRVNAVSAGPVRTLAGRGAGVDDMVPLYEQMSPMGRNVLPEEVGRSGGFLLSDLSDGITGEILHVDCGYNIMGSPGRMLDAYKGQPS; encoded by the coding sequence ATGAAGCTGTTCGAAGGCAAAAAGGGACTCGTGCTCGGCGTCGCGAACGACCATTCGATCGCCTGGTCGATCGCCCAGTTCGCCATGGAAGAAGGGGCCGTCTGTGGATTCAGCCATTTGCCGGACAAGGCGGACGACGCCCGGCAGCGGAATCGCCATCGGGTCGCCCAATTGACCGACAAGCACCCGTCGGCCAAGTTCCTGGTCCCGATGAACGTCCAAAACGACGACGACATCCGCGCCGTGATGCAAAAGACCAAGGAGGAGTTCGGGCAGATCGACTTCCTGCTCCATTCGATCGCCCACGCGTCGCTGGAGGATCTCAAACGGGATACCGTCGAAACCAGCCGCGCCGGTTTTCTGATGGCTATGGAAATCAGCGCTTACAGCCTACTCGCCGTCGCGAACGCTGCGAAAGACATCCTTAGCCCGCGGGCCAGCATCCTGACGATGACCTACTTCGGCGGCGAAAAGTGCGTGCCCGGTTATAACGTAATGGGCATCTGCAAGGCGGCGCTCGATAGCGTCGTCAAATACCTCGCGTACGATCTCGGCCCGCGCGGCGTGCGCGTGAACGCGGTGAGCGCCGGCCCGGTCCGCACCTTGGCCGGCCGCGGCGCCGGCGTCGACGACATGGTGCCGCTCTACGAACAGATGTCGCCGATGGGGCGCAACGTCCTGCCGGAAGAAGTCGGCCGCTCCGGCGGCTTCCTGCTTTCGGACCTCTCCGACGGCATCACGGGCGAAATCCTCCACGTCGACTGCGGCTACAACATCATGGGCTCGCCGGGCCGGATGTTGGATGCCTACAAGGGGCAGCCGAGTTGA
- the trpC gene encoding indole-3-glycerol phosphate synthase TrpC gives MSKLREIVEHKRTEVEAAKASRPLKELRASLKDAPKVRDFFTPLCVPGVHLIAEVKLASPSQGSIRADRTPAEVAAIYEAHGATCISVLTDEKYFQGKLDYLREVRAKVRLPVLRKDFIVDSYQLVEARAAGADAVLLIAECLDDCNLRALHNEAIELGLTPLVEYFDPENLDRVLEAGATLIGINNRNLHTLEVDFQHALRERKRIPGDCLAVAESAIATRADVDQLAAAEFNAMLVGTSLMRDPDIGAAVDRLLKNK, from the coding sequence ATGAGCAAACTTCGTGAGATCGTCGAGCACAAGCGCACCGAAGTCGAAGCCGCGAAGGCGTCGCGGCCGCTCAAGGAACTCCGCGCCAGTTTGAAAGACGCTCCCAAGGTTCGCGACTTTTTCACGCCGTTGTGCGTGCCCGGCGTCCACTTAATCGCCGAAGTGAAGCTTGCCAGTCCTTCGCAAGGTTCGATTCGCGCCGATCGCACGCCCGCCGAAGTCGCCGCGATCTACGAAGCCCACGGCGCGACCTGCATCAGCGTCCTCACCGACGAGAAATACTTCCAAGGCAAGCTCGATTACCTCCGCGAGGTTCGCGCCAAGGTGCGGCTGCCGGTCCTGCGCAAAGATTTTATTGTCGACAGTTATCAGCTCGTCGAAGCCCGTGCCGCCGGCGCCGACGCCGTGCTGTTGATCGCCGAATGCCTCGATGATTGCAACCTTCGCGCGCTGCACAACGAGGCGATCGAGTTGGGCCTCACGCCCCTCGTGGAATACTTCGATCCGGAGAATCTCGACCGCGTCCTGGAAGCCGGCGCCACGCTGATCGGCATCAACAATCGCAACCTGCACACCCTGGAAGTCGATTTTCAGCACGCGTTGCGCGAACGCAAGCGCATCCCCGGCGACTGCCTGGCCGTCGCCGAAAGCGCCATCGCCACCCGCGCCGACGTCGATCAACTCGCCGCCGCGGAATTCAACGCCATGTTGGTCGGCACGTCGCTGATGCGCGACCCTGACATCGGCGCCGCGGTGGATCGACTGCTCAAGAATAAGTAG
- a CDS encoding NUDIX domain-containing protein, which translates to MTDRHDIAVAVVECNDRYLVGIRDERAVLAGHDEFPGGKVKTGETPAETARRECLEETGLSIEVEDLIVPVVEHTYAHGQLRLHFFSARVSNETDATPKPPFRWVDASELSQLRFPEANQVVIETLLSHRRDARRHEQTS; encoded by the coding sequence ATGACAGACCGACACGACATCGCCGTCGCCGTAGTGGAATGTAACGATCGATACCTTGTCGGCATTCGTGATGAACGAGCCGTGCTGGCCGGACACGACGAATTCCCCGGCGGCAAAGTGAAAACGGGCGAGACTCCCGCCGAAACCGCACGACGCGAATGCCTGGAGGAGACGGGACTTTCGATTGAAGTTGAGGATCTGATCGTTCCGGTCGTCGAACACACCTATGCCCACGGTCAGCTACGATTGCATTTTTTTAGTGCGCGGGTTTCGAACGAAACAGACGCCACGCCGAAGCCCCCGTTTCGATGGGTGGATGCGAGCGAGTTGAGTCAGCTAAGATTTCCGGAAGCGAATCAGGTTGTGATTGAAACGCTGTTGAGCCATCGTCGAGACGCGCGCCGCCATGAGCAAACTTCGTGA
- a CDS encoding PVC-type heme-binding CxxCH protein, whose product MRPFAYLLGALLAWPVAMACAADGNRLAYLDECDPYYPHRDFARLTTPQWVGEPGVEAVVILAIDDMRDPAKYEAYLRPILDRLKQIDGRAAMSIMTNQVDTNDPQLQAWLKEGVSLECHTLDHPCPLLKDGDFAKASATYHGCVDLLASIPNNLPVAFRMPCCDSLNMVSPRFFSEILNKSSPGGHRLMIDSSVFNVITPNDPELPRELVYEPGTTKDRFRKYLPFPSFVNTIEDYPYPYMIGEHCWEFPCVVPSDWEAQNIQQPNNPKTVEDLKAALDSVVIKQGVFNLVFHPHGWIRAEQVVELIDHAVASHGSKIRFLSFAEAAKYLELWGFGGTKQGMRTLDIDGDGWMDFVTTANGNTQSFVKWDNKSRTFTSGIFDSSRGKAALGVIERDSRSAMITKDVHSLNEYRFHKDQLKQFRDFGIETKAFDVRGKPIALAPDDQEALRGLDVNWLDHRLRDLDGDGICELLITPKQGAVVILGLDKEDRWRRLTFTLPAETAIVDAEKHDAGLRFVDIDEDGDLDVLFSNEARFSLHLFESLEKGWSREILRGNQGDARSIPPIVRNGTNNGAWFHSRHLWVQNEDTARLPDLVDRRSFNELLGNAELGPRSPEASLKGMRVRPGLRIELVAAEPLVMDPVAFDWGPDGKLWVVEMGDYPLGADNAGAPGGRVRYLEDTNGDGKYDRSTLFLDGLSYPNGVMAWGRGVLVSAAPEVFYAEDTDGDGRADKREALITGFGEANPQHRVNGFTWGLDNWVHCAMGESGGAIHSVRRNDDAELGNRDFRFRPATGEIDPQTGSTQYQRIADDWGNWFGSDNIHPLWHYVLPDEYLRRNQHVAAPQVLREVPEVLGAAPVFPTSRTLARYNDFHLSNHITSACGVGFYRDDLLGADLAGNAFVCEPVHNLVHRQVLTPQGVSFTGRRADDEQQREFLTSTDNWFRPVMIRTGPDGALYVADFYRQVLEHPEWIPDDIEAKIDVRAGYERGRIYRIVPVGEPLRKVPKLNEQSTEQLVAQLESPNGTLRDMTQRLLVERADRGAIEPLQQLVGNGDRATARLHALGALDGLAALDEATVVAALRDEHAGVRRHALRLAERFAKGDNAVAKELLDDRWLSPHEAELVKLQYVCTIGAMPAGSATLPLATPLLTDWENVYRRSAVLSSLTPENLPLCARVVCEADLNAGPTPELMRSLADLALAFDDRSTCGRLLERALESQSNEASQLARTAGVLSALRERDVTPAALFAEDPLAAERVEAALMKLRQTSAAAVADEKASVELRLAALEIISQDESGATLDLIESLLTSSAPTELLNAAIERLAAMESDVAFDTLLNAWRTLTPQVRAQALEACFQRPQQVLRVLKSLENGRIHAGDFDADRRQRFAVSAGRQLRERVIKALSAEIDTDRRQVVEQFQDVLAISADAEHGAVVFREKCAVCHRLGNVGFAIGADLAALTDKSPSSLLVAILDPNRALETKFVSYTAQTSDGLTHTGMLVDESGASITLLGQEDKRAIIPRGQLEALESTGKSLMPEGLEKDLSKQDLADVMAFVAKLPTPRKEFPGNTPDLVRADEHGTFKLTAVLAEVYGPTLIFEPGRQNLGFWGSESDRAAWNLMVEHPGRYRVWLHYACHRDTAGNPFQVQCGEQRLKSEVRGTGTWDYYRRVEIGELQLIPGDHRLTLRSDGPIAGHLMDLFELSLERDE is encoded by the coding sequence ATGCGTCCCTTCGCATACCTGCTCGGTGCGTTGCTGGCCTGGCCCGTGGCAATGGCCTGCGCCGCCGACGGGAATCGTCTGGCGTACCTAGATGAGTGCGATCCGTACTACCCGCACCGTGACTTCGCGCGGCTAACCACGCCGCAGTGGGTCGGCGAGCCGGGCGTCGAGGCGGTCGTGATCCTGGCGATCGACGACATGCGCGATCCCGCCAAGTACGAAGCGTATCTGCGGCCCATTCTCGACCGGCTTAAGCAGATTGACGGCCGGGCGGCGATGAGCATCATGACCAACCAGGTCGACACCAACGACCCGCAGTTGCAGGCTTGGCTCAAGGAAGGCGTGAGTCTCGAATGCCACACGCTGGATCATCCGTGCCCGCTCCTGAAGGACGGCGACTTCGCCAAGGCTAGCGCTACGTATCACGGCTGCGTGGATTTGCTGGCGTCGATTCCCAACAACCTGCCTGTTGCGTTTCGGATGCCTTGCTGCGATTCGCTGAACATGGTGAGTCCGCGGTTCTTCTCGGAGATACTCAACAAGTCATCGCCTGGCGGCCATCGCTTGATGATCGATTCGTCGGTCTTCAACGTCATCACGCCCAATGATCCTGAATTGCCGCGCGAACTGGTCTATGAGCCAGGCACTACCAAGGATCGCTTCCGCAAATACTTGCCGTTCCCATCGTTCGTCAACACGATCGAGGACTATCCGTATCCCTACATGATCGGCGAGCACTGCTGGGAGTTTCCCTGCGTGGTTCCCAGCGACTGGGAAGCACAGAACATCCAGCAGCCGAACAATCCAAAGACGGTCGAGGACTTAAAGGCGGCTCTCGACTCCGTCGTGATCAAGCAGGGCGTATTCAATCTCGTATTTCATCCGCACGGGTGGATTCGCGCGGAGCAAGTTGTGGAGTTGATCGATCATGCCGTTGCCTCGCACGGTTCAAAGATTCGGTTTCTGTCGTTCGCTGAAGCGGCAAAGTATCTCGAATTGTGGGGCTTCGGCGGAACAAAACAAGGAATGCGCACCCTTGACATTGACGGCGACGGGTGGATGGACTTCGTGACAACCGCCAATGGAAATACTCAGTCGTTTGTAAAATGGGACAACAAAAGTCGCACTTTCACTAGTGGAATCTTTGACTCATCGCGCGGTAAAGCGGCGCTTGGCGTGATTGAACGCGATTCGCGTTCGGCAATGATCACGAAAGATGTGCATTCGTTGAACGAGTATCGATTTCACAAGGACCAACTTAAACAATTCCGTGACTTTGGGATCGAGACGAAGGCTTTTGACGTGCGAGGAAAACCGATTGCACTTGCGCCAGACGATCAAGAGGCACTACGAGGATTGGACGTCAACTGGCTCGACCACCGCCTCCGCGATCTCGACGGCGACGGAATCTGTGAACTGCTGATCACACCGAAGCAAGGCGCCGTCGTCATCCTCGGCCTGGACAAAGAGGATCGCTGGCGCCGCCTGACCTTCACGTTGCCGGCGGAAACGGCAATCGTCGATGCAGAAAAACACGACGCCGGCCTGCGGTTCGTCGACATCGACGAAGACGGCGATCTCGACGTGCTGTTCTCCAACGAAGCGCGGTTCTCGCTCCATCTCTTCGAGTCCCTCGAAAAAGGCTGGTCGCGCGAGATTCTGCGCGGAAATCAAGGGGACGCGCGCTCGATTCCGCCCATCGTGCGCAACGGCACGAACAACGGCGCCTGGTTTCATTCCCGGCATCTCTGGGTGCAGAACGAAGACACGGCGCGGTTACCCGATTTGGTCGATCGGCGTTCCTTCAACGAACTGCTCGGCAACGCGGAGTTAGGGCCGCGATCCCCGGAAGCCTCGCTCAAAGGTATGCGCGTGCGGCCAGGATTGAGGATCGAGCTGGTTGCCGCGGAGCCGCTCGTAATGGACCCAGTGGCATTCGATTGGGGTCCCGACGGCAAGCTCTGGGTTGTCGAGATGGGAGACTATCCGCTGGGTGCGGACAACGCCGGCGCGCCCGGCGGGCGCGTGCGGTATCTCGAAGACACCAACGGCGACGGCAAATACGATCGCTCGACGCTGTTCCTGGACGGCCTGAGCTATCCCAACGGCGTGATGGCGTGGGGCCGCGGCGTGCTCGTGAGCGCCGCGCCGGAAGTATTCTATGCCGAAGACACCGATGGCGATGGCCGCGCCGATAAACGCGAGGCGCTCATCACGGGCTTCGGCGAAGCGAATCCCCAACATCGCGTCAACGGTTTCACCTGGGGACTCGACAACTGGGTGCATTGCGCGATGGGCGAAAGCGGCGGCGCGATTCATTCCGTGCGGCGCAACGACGACGCGGAACTCGGCAATCGCGATTTCCGTTTCCGCCCGGCGACCGGCGAGATCGATCCGCAAACTGGCTCGACGCAATATCAACGTATCGCCGACGACTGGGGCAATTGGTTTGGCTCCGATAACATCCATCCCCTTTGGCACTACGTGCTGCCGGATGAATACCTGCGGCGCAACCAGCACGTCGCAGCACCGCAAGTCTTGAGAGAAGTGCCGGAAGTCCTCGGCGCGGCTCCGGTCTTTCCAACAAGCCGCACGCTGGCGCGCTACAACGATTTTCACCTGTCGAACCATATCACCTCGGCTTGCGGCGTCGGCTTTTACCGCGACGATCTGCTCGGCGCCGACCTCGCAGGCAACGCCTTCGTTTGCGAGCCCGTGCATAACTTGGTCCATCGCCAGGTGCTCACTCCGCAAGGCGTGTCCTTCACCGGTCGCCGCGCCGACGATGAACAGCAGCGCGAGTTCCTCACGTCGACCGACAACTGGTTTCGTCCCGTGATGATCCGCACCGGGCCCGACGGCGCGCTCTACGTGGCGGATTTCTATCGCCAGGTTCTGGAGCATCCCGAGTGGATCCCCGACGACATCGAAGCCAAGATCGACGTCCGCGCCGGGTACGAACGCGGGCGCATCTACCGCATCGTGCCGGTCGGGGAGCCATTGCGCAAGGTGCCCAAGCTGAATGAACAATCCACCGAACAACTCGTCGCCCAACTCGAAAGCCCGAACGGCACGCTGCGCGACATGACGCAACGATTGCTTGTGGAACGCGCCGACCGCGGCGCAATCGAGCCGCTTCAACAGCTCGTTGGGAACGGCGATCGCGCCACGGCGCGGCTGCATGCTCTTGGTGCGCTCGATGGATTGGCGGCGCTCGATGAAGCCACGGTGGTTGCAGCCCTGCGCGACGAACATGCAGGCGTTCGCCGTCACGCCCTGCGACTCGCGGAACGTTTTGCAAAAGGAGACAACGCAGTCGCTAAAGAACTGCTTGATGATCGCTGGTTGTCACCTCACGAAGCTGAGCTCGTGAAGTTGCAGTACGTCTGCACGATCGGCGCTATGCCTGCGGGATCCGCGACACTTCCACTGGCGACACCCTTGCTCACGGATTGGGAGAACGTCTATCGGCGATCCGCCGTGCTCAGTTCGCTGACGCCCGAGAATCTGCCGCTGTGCGCGCGAGTGGTGTGCGAAGCAGATCTCAACGCCGGGCCTACACCGGAGTTGATGCGATCCCTAGCGGACTTGGCGCTGGCGTTCGATGATCGGTCAACCTGCGGAAGGCTACTGGAACGCGCACTTGAGTCGCAGTCCAATGAAGCAAGTCAACTCGCACGAACGGCCGGCGTTCTTAGCGCGCTCCGCGAGCGCGACGTCACGCCCGCAGCGTTGTTCGCCGAGGATCCCCTCGCGGCGGAACGCGTTGAAGCAGCGTTGATGAAGCTCCGGCAAACGTCCGCCGCGGCCGTCGCGGACGAAAAAGCGTCGGTGGAACTTCGTTTGGCTGCTTTGGAAATCATTTCTCAAGATGAGTCCGGTGCGACGTTAGACTTAATCGAGTCTCTCTTGACGTCTTCCGCGCCGACGGAATTGCTGAATGCCGCGATCGAGCGTCTGGCCGCGATGGAGTCTGACGTCGCGTTCGACACCTTGCTCAACGCGTGGCGGACGCTGACGCCGCAGGTGCGCGCGCAGGCGCTCGAGGCATGTTTTCAGCGACCGCAACAAGTGTTGCGAGTGTTAAAGTCGCTCGAAAATGGCAGGATTCACGCAGGCGATTTCGACGCGGATCGCCGCCAGCGTTTTGCCGTAAGCGCCGGTCGACAGCTTCGGGAACGTGTCATCAAGGCGCTGTCCGCGGAGATCGACACGGATCGTCGCCAGGTCGTCGAGCAATTTCAAGACGTACTTGCGATCAGTGCCGACGCCGAACATGGCGCCGTCGTATTCCGAGAAAAGTGCGCGGTCTGCCATCGCCTAGGCAATGTCGGCTTTGCGATCGGAGCGGACTTAGCCGCGCTGACCGACAAATCGCCGTCTTCGTTGTTGGTCGCGATCCTCGATCCCAATCGCGCGCTCGAAACCAAGTTCGTCTCCTACACCGCGCAAACCAGCGACGGCCTGACACATACCGGGATGCTCGTCGATGAATCCGGCGCGAGCATCACGTTGCTCGGCCAGGAAGATAAGCGAGCCATCATCCCGCGAGGTCAGTTGGAGGCCCTCGAATCGACCGGCAAATCGCTCATGCCGGAAGGACTGGAGAAAGACCTCTCCAAGCAAGACCTTGCCGACGTAATGGCCTTCGTGGCGAAGCTGCCGACGCCGCGCAAGGAATTCCCCGGCAACACGCCCGACCTGGTACGGGCGGACGAACACGGCACCTTCAAACTCACCGCGGTGCTGGCAGAAGTTTATGGCCCGACGTTAATCTTTGAACCAGGGCGCCAGAACCTCGGTTTCTGGGGCAGCGAAAGCGACCGCGCCGCGTGGAACCTAATGGTTGAACATCCCGGTCGCTATCGCGTTTGGCTCCACTACGCTTGCCACCGCGATACTGCCGGCAACCCGTTTCAAGTGCAATGCGGCGAACAGCGACTCAAGTCCGAGGTCCGGGGCACCGGCACTTGGGACTATTACCGCCGTGTGGAAATCGGCGAACTCCAACTGATCCCCGGCGACCACCGCCTCACCCTCCGCTCCGACGGTCCGATCGCCGGCCACTTGATGGACTTGTTCGAGTTGAGCCTAGAGCGCGATGAGTAG